The following are encoded together in the Aciduricibacillus chroicocephali genome:
- a CDS encoding T7SS effector LXG polymorphic toxin has product MARLVNEEMEDLVKKLEKYQSSLKDAVYEQYKSSTVLSRSINLKGKTGNSMKEYMEIVHINLAQKIINVSSELLEAARKVKDDFRSYESDAKGIVGSGTLDKEKENLGDSRTTFEELDSKGQKLVLRADEFISTVKLPGETVLHTYQTADSNIKKTKEELLSSDSTCTKNMSPVTERINELITEMNELSTHFKNENGVLTDKVSSIKEQPWYTLENKGAFKALSEDDPFSYEAGEASVLEGQWVMGTSDKNYITQTGSVLSARGEKTNDKGAYKVSGEVSGAKLYTKAETAGGWLKYDGTQSLLSGSGNAEFDGFTRMAASGDASVVKSESTAMLGTDKFNGHVSLKASALSANGQAAFKLPKNADDTTHIALGGRAEAATVKASAGITLFGMESMGGEHEKNGVKTTAKKDFGMNVEASAGWQAGVGVEYKDEPVWKSDYLNINATSLNADLKLLLGVKLDVTIPTIQAKWPW; this is encoded by the coding sequence ATGGCGAGATTGGTCAATGAAGAAATGGAAGACCTGGTCAAAAAGCTGGAGAAATACCAGTCAAGCCTTAAAGATGCGGTGTATGAACAGTACAAATCCTCAACAGTGCTAAGTCGCTCAATCAACCTGAAGGGAAAGACCGGTAATTCCATGAAGGAATACATGGAAATTGTTCATATCAATCTTGCTCAGAAAATCATCAATGTCTCTTCGGAGCTGCTGGAAGCGGCGCGTAAAGTGAAGGATGATTTTAGAAGTTATGAGAGTGATGCCAAGGGAATTGTTGGGTCAGGCACCCTTGATAAGGAAAAGGAGAACTTGGGTGACAGCCGTACAACATTTGAGGAGCTTGATTCCAAAGGGCAGAAGCTCGTGCTGCGGGCTGATGAATTCATAAGTACGGTCAAACTTCCTGGAGAAACGGTTCTGCATACATATCAAACGGCGGATTCCAATATTAAGAAGACGAAAGAGGAATTATTGTCGTCGGATTCAACGTGCACGAAGAATATGAGTCCGGTAACGGAGCGGATCAATGAACTGATTACCGAAATGAATGAGTTGAGTACGCATTTCAAGAACGAGAATGGTGTTCTCACTGATAAGGTATCAAGCATCAAAGAGCAACCATGGTACACGCTTGAGAACAAGGGTGCTTTCAAAGCATTGTCTGAGGATGATCCTTTTTCCTATGAAGCAGGTGAAGCCTCTGTTCTTGAGGGACAATGGGTGATGGGTACGAGCGATAAGAACTATATCACGCAGACGGGCTCTGTCTTGAGTGCCCGCGGTGAAAAGACTAACGACAAAGGCGCCTATAAAGTGAGTGGTGAAGTGAGTGGAGCCAAGCTGTATACGAAGGCCGAAACGGCAGGTGGCTGGCTCAAGTATGACGGGACACAGTCTTTGCTATCTGGTTCTGGAAATGCTGAGTTTGACGGATTCACGAGAATGGCTGCTTCTGGAGATGCAAGTGTTGTAAAGTCAGAATCGACTGCCATGCTGGGGACGGATAAATTTAATGGCCATGTCAGTCTCAAGGCAAGTGCCCTTTCTGCAAATGGTCAGGCTGCTTTCAAATTGCCAAAGAATGCCGATGATACGACCCATATTGCTCTTGGAGGCAGAGCGGAAGCAGCGACTGTCAAGGCTTCTGCGGGTATCACGTTGTTCGGGATGGAAAGCATGGGCGGCGAGCATGAGAAAAATGGAGTCAAAACAACTGCCAAGAAAGACTTCGGGATGAATGTCGAAGCAAGCGCAGGATGGCAGGCTGGAGTCGGGGTAGAGTACAAAGATGAACCTGTATGGAAAAGTGACTATTTAAATATCAATGCGACAAGTCTTAATGCCGATCTAAAGCTTCTGCTCGGTGTTAAGTTGGATGTCACAATCCCAACTATCCAAGCGAAGTGGCCTTGGTAA
- a CDS encoding T6SS immunity protein Tdi1 domain-containing protein, with protein MEKCLTDFKLYNKVPSEIIEKYRQLVPNEIIDLWCNYGFGTFMQGYFKSVNPEDFKEILGMSSQRYKDSVVLFATGMGDLVICSDGYVRLLNYRYGVVKTIMFTFEFFFQNINDLEFKDEDLSWQPYPEALKQYSELDYDECFGYTPLLGLGGAEKVENLKKVKLKEHILLITEFMGPVE; from the coding sequence ATGGAAAAATGCTTAACAGATTTCAAATTGTATAATAAAGTACCGAGTGAAATCATTGAAAAATATAGGCAGCTGGTACCAAATGAAATTATAGATTTATGGTGTAACTATGGATTTGGTACGTTTATGCAAGGGTATTTTAAAAGTGTAAATCCAGAGGATTTTAAAGAGATTTTGGGAATGAGTAGTCAAAGATACAAGGATTCAGTTGTGTTGTTTGCTACAGGTATGGGTGATCTGGTTATTTGTTCAGATGGATATGTTAGACTACTTAATTACAGGTATGGTGTGGTAAAGACAATTATGTTTACATTTGAATTTTTCTTTCAAAATATTAACGATTTGGAATTCAAAGATGAAGATTTGTCTTGGCAACCATATCCCGAAGCCCTTAAACAATATAGTGAGTTGGATTATGATGAGTGTTTTGGCTATACACCTCTATTAGGTTTAGGTGGAGCAGAAAAAGTAGAGAATCTAAAAAAAGTTAAACTGAAGGAACATATTCTTCTTATTACTGAATTTATGGGACCCGTTGAATAA